One window from the genome of Echinicola vietnamensis DSM 17526 encodes:
- a CDS encoding HEPN domain-containing protein, giving the protein MEKHSTYKITKDDLVEIQQNVEAKALFWVEPIPFEGKTFPPLLLVALPNGGTLSIKRAREKITATDCFPKRLANLGFCHFQGMKAGMKRGGLFHLLHFSKKRLVSPGISLPFQEVSKSLLENKYAEFLLPFDVFAHKAIAFQQGALDCWEKRDFTTAAFMFHQAIELGFHASEVFALGKAKQSHKLYSHILSAEYYAPAIADIFLEVNHQTVSPIPLLEKAYLGARYRTNFNISEEDIADLPDLVEEFLSRLFQLPDSYKTAITAFTPQPVQSPTKKSTVMESIQKNTSTLIKSGLNENLQSFLKHLASKFDIEYVYCFGIQAREAQGFSPFMFFNSSAEPRYDLLIISAEPDTSPIQEFCMDAQASGIGVFAIVHHKKEVDDGLKKESRFFNTIVQNGQLFYGNPDGLDFKVITPDYKYIIQGIRTHWDTRNKRASQYFYAAECSKNGCPEVVMFLIHLGLEQLALGIIYTYMGYIPKFRSLSYLFSLCGNFTSGFSDLFQSKEFLEKELLKSLCSSFSGARFRSGYRVDPSHVSAIFDRIPKLNDRLRNLHEEKIKQLELNGEKANSV; this is encoded by the coding sequence ATGGAGAAACACAGTACTTATAAAATCACAAAGGATGACCTTGTCGAAATTCAGCAAAATGTTGAGGCAAAGGCTCTTTTTTGGGTGGAACCAATCCCCTTTGAAGGGAAGACATTTCCGCCTCTTCTATTGGTAGCACTTCCCAATGGAGGAACGTTGTCCATCAAAAGGGCAAGGGAAAAAATCACTGCTACAGATTGTTTTCCTAAGAGGCTGGCCAACCTTGGTTTTTGCCATTTCCAGGGCATGAAGGCAGGAATGAAAAGAGGCGGCCTTTTTCATCTGCTTCACTTTTCCAAAAAGAGACTGGTATCTCCTGGTATTTCCCTTCCTTTTCAAGAAGTTTCCAAATCCCTCTTGGAAAATAAATATGCGGAGTTCTTACTGCCGTTCGATGTATTTGCCCATAAAGCCATAGCCTTCCAGCAAGGAGCCCTTGACTGTTGGGAAAAAAGGGATTTCACCACTGCTGCTTTTATGTTTCACCAAGCAATTGAACTGGGGTTCCACGCATCCGAGGTGTTTGCTTTGGGAAAGGCGAAACAAAGCCATAAGCTCTACAGCCATATCCTCTCTGCTGAGTATTATGCACCTGCCATTGCGGATATTTTTCTGGAGGTAAACCACCAAACCGTTTCTCCCATACCACTTTTGGAAAAAGCCTATCTGGGGGCCAGGTACCGCACCAATTTCAATATTTCCGAAGAAGATATTGCCGACTTACCGGACCTTGTAGAGGAGTTTCTCAGCCGGTTATTTCAGCTTCCCGATTCCTATAAAACTGCTATAACCGCTTTTACTCCTCAACCAGTCCAGTCTCCAACCAAAAAATCAACCGTTATGGAAAGTATCCAAAAGAATACAAGTACCCTGATCAAGTCAGGGCTCAATGAAAACCTTCAATCATTTTTGAAACATCTGGCCAGTAAATTTGACATCGAATATGTCTATTGTTTTGGTATTCAGGCCCGTGAAGCCCAAGGCTTCAGTCCCTTTATGTTTTTCAACTCTTCAGCGGAACCAAGATATGACCTTCTCATTATTTCAGCGGAACCTGACACTTCTCCCATCCAGGAATTCTGTATGGATGCACAGGCATCGGGGATAGGTGTCTTTGCCATTGTTCACCATAAAAAGGAAGTGGACGATGGCCTGAAAAAAGAATCCAGGTTCTTCAATACCATCGTCCAAAATGGGCAATTGTTTTACGGAAATCCTGATGGGTTGGATTTCAAAGTTATCACACCGGATTACAAGTACATCATTCAGGGCATCAGAACCCATTGGGATACAAGAAACAAGAGGGCCTCTCAATACTTTTATGCAGCAGAATGTTCGAAAAACGGATGCCCGGAAGTGGTCATGTTTCTTATCCACCTCGGTCTCGAACAGCTGGCTCTGGGCATCATTTACACTTACATGGGCTATATTCCAAAATTCAGATCGCTTTCCTACCTTTTTTCCCTATGTGGGAATTTTACATCTGGTTTTTCAGATCTTTTTCAAAGTAAAGAATTCCTCGAGAAAGAACTCCTGAAATCCCTGTGTTCCAGCTTCTCCGGTGCCCGGTTCAGATCAGGATACAGGGTTGATCCTTCACATGTTTCGGCAATTTTTGATCGGATCCCCAAACTGAACGATAGGCTTCGAAACCTGCATGAAGAAAAAATCAAACAGTTAGAATTAAATGGAGAAAAGGCAAATTCTGTATAA
- a CDS encoding collagen-like protein: MKTKYYSLLGALCLMIVVSSCIEGEQGPEGPQGEKGEQGEQGIPGVDGNSLLYGNQPPEPSDGKEGDFYIDTHNSELYGPKTAFGWGDPTGLQGEPGKDGEDGSRIYSGSMSPSQNIGELGDFYFQTTIGVLYGPKRSTGWGSGVSLKGPQGEPGTANVIASNWTAYNVDRLSPTKAVVYAYLPSATRTHLIGVTGASSLYDFVNNENGTLLVYHRNPVDGLFSLPSFRPIGTWDIKSSLYWTLDGTQGWQNRIIIEVDNMSEGAYTFASKNLVFGTDKPEFRFIMIPKGAVSTALRDRNVSGLSELPYKDVRKLFGLGD; this comes from the coding sequence ATGAAAACGAAATATTATAGTTTGCTTGGAGCATTGTGTCTCATGATAGTTGTTTCTTCCTGTATAGAGGGTGAACAGGGACCGGAAGGGCCGCAGGGTGAAAAAGGTGAACAGGGCGAGCAGGGTATTCCGGGTGTCGATGGGAATAGTTTGCTTTATGGAAATCAGCCACCGGAACCATCTGACGGAAAGGAAGGTGATTTTTATATCGATACCCATAATAGTGAACTGTACGGCCCGAAAACCGCTTTCGGTTGGGGTGATCCCACGGGGTTGCAGGGAGAGCCAGGGAAGGATGGTGAGGATGGTTCCAGGATTTATAGTGGTTCCATGTCACCTTCTCAGAACATCGGGGAATTGGGAGATTTTTACTTCCAAACCACAATAGGTGTACTTTATGGTCCCAAGAGAAGTACAGGATGGGGAAGTGGGGTCAGTCTGAAGGGGCCGCAGGGTGAGCCTGGAACTGCGAATGTGATAGCTTCCAATTGGACGGCCTATAATGTCGACCGCTTATCACCTACTAAGGCGGTGGTGTATGCGTACCTGCCCTCAGCGACCAGAACCCATTTGATAGGCGTCACCGGAGCGAGTTCTTTGTATGACTTTGTTAACAATGAGAATGGTACATTGCTTGTATATCATCGAAATCCAGTGGACGGTCTTTTCTCGTTGCCAAGTTTTCGCCCTATTGGGACATGGGATATAAAATCCAGTCTTTACTGGACCCTAGATGGAACTCAAGGTTGGCAAAACCGCATAATAATTGAGGTCGATAATATGTCCGAAGGGGCATATACCTTCGCCAGCAAAAACTTGGTTTTTGGTACCGATAAACCGGAATTCCGATTTATAATGATTCCCAAAGGGGCAGTAAGCACAGCATTACGTGACAGAAATGTTAGTGGTCTGTCCGAGCTTCCCTATAAAGACGTTAGAAAGCTATTTGGTTTGGGTGATTAA
- a CDS encoding porin family protein, producing MKKLMIICVFLSAFTFNANAQKGDLGLNTAAMAGLPTGDFGDAYGMGWGVSLKGLYRLNSVGQVTLSTGYSQFGLKDTYDENLKGSLGIIPVFAGYRHQLGELYLEPQLGLSVNRSNLKADFGDAGNLSGSASDTSFGYAASIGYLLGDVDLSLSYQGFSLSSQGLGFIGFRVGYQFKLN from the coding sequence ATGAAAAAATTAATGATCATTTGCGTGTTTTTGAGCGCCTTTACCTTTAACGCCAATGCCCAAAAGGGAGACCTGGGCCTAAATACAGCGGCTATGGCAGGTTTGCCCACTGGTGATTTTGGCGATGCTTATGGTATGGGCTGGGGGGTATCCCTTAAAGGGCTGTACCGTTTGAATTCAGTCGGTCAAGTAACCCTTTCCACCGGCTATTCCCAGTTTGGGCTGAAAGATACCTACGACGAAAACCTAAAAGGATCTTTGGGTATTATACCCGTATTTGCAGGGTATCGCCATCAGCTGGGGGAACTGTACCTCGAGCCCCAATTGGGACTTTCTGTAAACCGCAGTAACCTGAAAGCAGACTTTGGAGATGCCGGGAACTTGTCAGGAAGCGCTTCGGATACTTCTTTCGGCTATGCCGCCTCCATTGGTTATCTATTGGGTGACGTGGATCTTTCACTGAGCTATCAGGGCTTTTCCCTTTCCAGTCAAGGGCTTGGATTCATTGGGTTCCGAGTCGGGTATCAATTTAAACTTAACTAA
- a CDS encoding RNA polymerase sigma factor has product MNKEERLIQRIRNGNKKDLGKVYTIHKPQFVDFAKKYTKEEDMILDIYQDSVIILYENILSGKLATLQSSLKTYLFAIGKHKLMEYSRKKGKAPHVNIPIEEINLFEEIDPYGMDLEDEKAILLQTAYRKLGQKCREVLRLFYYEGKKLDEIQQTLRYDSKDTVKSQKSRCLKQLKEIVGAYEKQ; this is encoded by the coding sequence ATGAATAAAGAGGAGCGACTCATTCAACGTATACGTAACGGTAATAAAAAGGACCTGGGGAAGGTTTATACAATACACAAGCCCCAATTTGTTGATTTTGCCAAAAAGTACACTAAGGAAGAGGATATGATCCTGGACATTTACCAGGACAGTGTCATAATACTGTACGAAAATATCCTAAGTGGAAAATTGGCAACATTGCAAAGCAGTCTCAAAACCTACCTTTTCGCTATTGGGAAGCATAAACTCATGGAATATTCGAGAAAAAAGGGGAAGGCTCCTCACGTAAACATTCCAATAGAGGAAATCAACCTATTTGAGGAAATTGATCCGTATGGAATGGACTTGGAGGATGAAAAGGCAATCCTACTTCAAACAGCATATCGAAAACTTGGCCAGAAGTGCAGAGAGGTTTTACGCCTATTCTATTACGAGGGCAAAAAACTGGATGAAATCCAACAAACCCTCCGCTATGATTCAAAGGATACGGTAAAAAGTCAAAAATCAAGGTGTTTAAAACAATTAAAAGAGATTGTGGGAGCTTATGAAAAGCAGTAG